The following are encoded together in the Methanobacterium sp. Maddingley MBC34 genome:
- a CDS encoding chaperone protein DnaJ (PFAM: DnaJ central domain (4 repeats); DnaJ domain; DnaJ C terminal region~TIGRFAM: chaperone protein DnaJ), with protein MAEKRDYYEVLGVEKGATKKDIKKAYRKLAMEYHPDVSEDPEAGEKFKEISEAYAVLSDEEKKNTYDQYGHAGMGGFSQEDIFNNINFEDIFRGFGFGGSRGGGGGSSGFESIFDLFGFGGGRRNGPQQGDDVLYEMKITLEDAAHGLEEDIDVPHKKTCPHCNGSKAEPGTDSRTCDVCGGSGQVRQVQNTPLGQFATIRPCSACRGEGKIIDNPCHECHGKGIVRQKSTIHINIPSGVEDGSRLRVPGEGDVGKRGGPPGDLYVHIRVKPHKYFQREGANLHYEKPISFVQATLGDKVDVPTIDGEVELKVPAGTQTGTSFRIKGHGMPHLRWNGKGNLYVKVKVVTPKKLSTRQKELLEEFAEISGKEIYQEEKGFFDKVKDAINH; from the coding sequence ATGGCAGAGAAGCGCGATTACTACGAAGTCCTGGGAGTGGAGAAAGGAGCCACTAAGAAAGATATTAAGAAGGCCTACCGGAAACTGGCCATGGAATATCACCCTGATGTGAGCGAAGACCCTGAAGCAGGTGAAAAGTTCAAAGAAATTAGTGAAGCCTACGCTGTGCTATCTGATGAGGAGAAGAAAAACACCTATGACCAGTACGGTCATGCAGGAATGGGTGGATTCAGTCAGGAAGATATTTTCAACAACATCAACTTCGAAGACATTTTCCGTGGATTCGGATTCGGAGGAAGCAGAGGAGGGGGAGGAGGATCAAGTGGTTTCGAGAGCATATTCGACCTCTTCGGATTTGGAGGCGGTCGTCGCAACGGCCCCCAACAGGGCGATGACGTGCTTTATGAAATGAAAATCACCCTAGAAGATGCAGCCCATGGTCTGGAAGAGGACATTGATGTCCCCCACAAAAAAACCTGCCCCCACTGTAATGGATCAAAAGCCGAACCTGGAACGGATAGCAGGACCTGTGATGTTTGTGGAGGAAGTGGTCAGGTAAGACAGGTGCAGAACACCCCACTGGGTCAATTTGCCACCATACGTCCCTGCAGTGCCTGTCGTGGAGAAGGGAAAATAATAGACAACCCCTGCCATGAATGCCATGGTAAGGGTATTGTAAGGCAAAAAAGCACCATTCACATTAACATACCTTCAGGGGTGGAGGATGGATCCCGTCTGCGTGTTCCTGGAGAAGGAGATGTTGGTAAACGTGGCGGACCACCAGGAGATCTTTACGTTCACATTCGGGTGAAACCACACAAGTACTTCCAAAGGGAAGGAGCCAATCTTCACTATGAAAAACCCATCAGCTTTGTGCAGGCCACCCTGGGAGATAAAGTTGACGTACCGACCATCGATGGAGAAGTGGAACTTAAAGTACCTGCAGGAACCCAGACCGGAACATCATTCCGTATAAAAGGTCATGGTATGCCCCATTTAAGATGGAATGGTAAGGGAAACCTGTATGTGAAGGTTAAGGTTGTCACTCCCAAGAAGCTCAGCACCCGTCAGAAAGAACTCCTGGAAGAATTTGCCGAGATCAGCGGCAAAGAAATCTACCAGGAGGAAAAGGGTTTTTTTGATAAAGTAAAAGATGCCATTAACCATTAA